GCCGGGGGCGTCCAGGCGTCAGCCCGGGCAGCGGAAGGCGTCAGCCCCGGTGCGCGAAGGCCCAGTACAGTTCGCGGGCCTTGCCGAACAGCGGCCCGGGCGCGAAGGTCCGGTCGTCGAGGGCGGTCACCGGCACGACCTTGGCGAAGTTGCCGACGGAAAAAACCTCGTCGGCACCCATCAGGTCGTCGACCGTGAGGGTCTTCTCGACCACCGTCACCCCGGCCTCGCGCAGGAGCGCGATCACCCGGCCGCGGGTGATGCCGGCCAGGAACGTGCCGTTCGGCACCGGCGTATAGACCACGCCGTCGCGAGCCATCAGCACGTTGGCAGTGGCGAACTCGGCGACGTTGCCCAAAGCGTCGCGCATCAGGGCGTTGCCGAAGCCGCGCGAGCCTGCCTCCGCGATCGCCCGGGCGCTGTTCGGGTAGAGGCAGCCGGCCTTGGCGTCGAGGGGGGCCGAGTCCGGCGTCGGGCGCCGGAACGGCGACACGGTGGCGGTGAAGCCGGTCGGCGGCGGCATCGGCGCCTCGTAGAGGCAGAGGCACCAATTGGTCGAGGCCGGGTCGAACCGCACCGCGCCCCCCAAGCCCCCTTCCGCCCAGTACATCGGCCGGATGTAGAGCGCGGCGTCGGGCGCGAACCGCCTGAGCCCGTCGCGGACCAGTTCGGCCCAGGTGCCCTCCGCCACCACCGGTTCGAGGCCGAAGGCGGCGGCCGAGCGGTTGATCCGGGCGAGATGGAGGTCGAGGTCCGGGGTCACGCCCTCGAAGGCCCGGGCGCCGTCGAACACCGTCGAGGCGAGCCAGGCGGCGTGGGTGCGCGGTCCCATCATCCGCACGTTGCCCGGGTGCCAGGCGCCTTCGAAAAACGTCCAGGTCTCCTCGGTGAAACGGTCGTCGGTTCTCGTCGGCTCGGCCATCGCGCACTCCCAACCCTCGCGTCCCGCATGATCGCGCGCCCCGGCGGGTGCTGTCCACGCGGGACAATCGTCCGGGAGAGAGGGAGGGGGTTGAGCGCGACGCGTATCAGGCCGGGCTTGTCTCAGGCGACATCGAAATCGCCGGAGCGCCGGGCCAGCAATTCGAGGGTGCGGATCACCGCCATGCCGACGCGGTCGGCATCGAACATGCCGTCGTCGGTCGCCGGCTCGACGCCGACCGGGCCGACCTGTCCGCCGGGCGTGTCGATCACGACCTGGTAGACGTCGCCGCGCAGGGCCGAGCGGGTGCGCACCAGCGACACGGCGTGCGTGCCGACCTCGCCGTAGGTCTTGATGTACTGCACGGGAGCGCTTGCCGCGGGTTTTCTTCCGTCGTTCGCTCGAGCCTTGGCCGCACGCTGGAAATCCGGACGGATGACGTTGTCCATCTGCCTCTCCCGCTGGTTGCCGTTCAGTCCGTCATGGCTGCTCTTCGGTTGGTTCGATCGCGCCGCCCGGTCCGTTGCCGGACCGGTCGGCAGCGATGGTCCCGCCGCGGCGCGTCTCCTCGCAATGTTTCGGCAGGGGGTCGGTTCCTGCCGAGCTTCATCACGTATTCCGGTATCGCATGGCCGGATTGCGTGCGGATTGCGCGGAATGTTGCGAGCGCCGAATGCGGCAGTGCCGCCCGTGGCGGGGGCCAGGGCGGCACTGGGGGAGAAAACCGGAAGGAAGGAGCCTCCGCACCGCCCGCGCGGTGCGGAGCGGTTCGGAGGCAGGTCAGTCGTCGCGGCGGTGCCGGTGCATGCCCGGGTGATGACGCGGCCCCATCGGCCGGGTCAGCATCGCGGCGCGCTGCTTCTGCGCCTGGTCGAGGGTGGCGTAGAGCGGCTGCGAGGCGTCGGCGAGCTTGCGCAGGGCGTCCGAACGCGCCGCGAGCGCGTCGGCCCGAGCCCGGATCGCGTCCGGCGCGGCCTCGGCCACGGGATCGCGGTCGCGCCCGCGCCGGGCCTCGCGCTGATCGCGCCGGACCTTGGCGAGGTTGCGCATCGCGTCCTCGACCGGCGGCCACAGCTTCTCCTGGTCGGGGGTGAGCTTGAGGCCGGCATGAAGGGCCGCGACGCGCGCGTCGGTGAAGGCCTGCATGTCCTCAGCGCTGAGGCGGTGCCGGCCCTGCGGGTCGCCCGCATGGGCGACCTGAACCGGGGCGGCTTGCATCGGCTTCGGCGCGTCCGGCGCCAGCGCCAGGGCGCCGCCGAGCATCCCCGCGCTCAAGATTCCTGCCAAGGCCCCGGTGGTGAGAAGGCGTCGCATGGCTCGAAGGTCCTCGTGCGGCCGCCCGTCGGGCCGCCGAGACCGCAGACTGCGCGCCGCCGGATGGCCCGGACCTCGCCACCGGATTACGGTTTCGTCACCCGGCGCCGGTCGAGGACGTGGCAGACGACGATCACCGAGCAGAACACCGGCGCGACCGGCTTGGCGGCCGTCTGGCCGCTGCCTCCCTGCCCGCCATCCGCGGCTGCGCGGAGTGGTCCGAAGAAGATCGTGGTCATCCCCAGCCTCTGTCGTCCCCACGGCCGTCTCGCCACCGGGGTGGCGAGTATGGGCCCTGCCGATCGGGCCTTGCCGATGATGAGCCCTGTCACCGGCAGACGACACGTTAGCGACGGTCGGCGTAACCTCACCGATGGACGTAGCCGCGGGCGCGAACGGAGCAGGACGCCGCCCGTGCAATCTCCCGCCGCCGCGCGCCGAGCGAGGCGAATCGCGTGCGATTCGTGAAAGGCGACGCTGAAACCGCCTCTTCCGCCGTGACGTTAGTGCTTGCTCCCACGGCCGCGATCGAGGGTGTTCCGCATCCGAGAGCGTCCGCTGATCAGGGCGTCCACCGCGTAGAGCAAGGTGTCCCATGCATCGTCGTCTCGCACTGACCGCCATCGCCTCGGCCATGGCGATACCCTCCTTCGCCACCATGGCGCTCGCGCAATTGCAGGGCGGTCCGACCGCCGCGGCAACTGGCAACAGCGGCGCCCGCATGGGCGAGGCCGAGGCCCGCGCCATCGCCGACACCCTCGCGGCCGGGTCGGCCTCCCTCGCGGCGAGCCGCGTCGCGCTCACCAAGGCGTCCGATGACGACGTGAAGCAGTTCGCGCGCTTCGAGGTCGCCGAGCAGGAGACCATTGCCGACGTCCTGAAGGCGATGCGCGACCCGACCCAGACCGCGTCCGGCCAGGTGAAGCCGCCGGCCGAGCCCGATGTCACCGGCCAGCTCGACCCGAAGGGCAAGGCGATGCTGGACAAGCTCGAACAGGCCAAGTCCGGCAAGGCCTTCGACAGCGAATACATCCGCGGCCAGATCGAGGGCCACCAGGCGCTCCTGAAGATCCAGGAGGCTTATCTCGGCAGCGGCAAGGACCGCGAGATGCTCGGCGTCGCCAAGCTCGCTCGCGGCCAGATCCGCGAGCACCTGGCGCTGCTCGCCGACATCGAGAAGGACCTGAAGGACTGAACGACGAGAAGCGCCCCCGGCCTTCGGGCTCGGGGGCGCTTCCACTCGTCCGCATCGTCCCGCTGAGCGCCGGAGCCTTTGCCCGACGCTTAGGGCGCGACCTATCCCTCGGCGCCGCCGCCCATCATCCGTTGCATCTGGGAGAGCTGCGAGATGTGCAGCCGGATCAGCGGCAGGGCCCCGGCGGCGATGCGGCGCAGGGCCGGATCCTCGCCGCTCTGGGCGTAGGAACCGTGGATCATCTGCGCCTCCCGGTGGCCCTGGAGCGAGGCGTTGACGAAGGCGGCGTCGTATTGCGGACCGCCCTGGAGGCCGGAGAGCTGCGCCTGGATCTGGGCCTTCTGCTCGTCCGAGGTCATGCCACCGGGCGCTCCTTCGCCGCCGGGAACCCCGAGCACCCCGCCGACAGTGCCGACCGCCGCGCCGGCGACGCCGCCCGCGACCGCCAGGGGCGCCGCCACCAGGCCGCCGACGAGGCCGCCGGGACCCGGCCGGCCGCCGCCCGGCATCGCGACGTTGCCGCCGGTCACGCCGTCGATCTTGTTGGCGAGATTGACCTGCTCGGTCACCTCCGCCCGCGCGAAGCGCTTGACCCGCGGGTTGCCGGTCTTGGCGAAGGCGTCGCGGGCGGTGTTCTCGAGGAAGAGGCCGCCCTTGGTGGCCATCGCCAGGTAGACGGGCGTCGGCATGGCGCCGGCCGGTGTCGGTTGCGCCACGGCGGTGCGGGTGACCGCGAGGGCGGCGGTGGCGGAGAGCATGCTGACCAGAACGTCGCGACGATGCATGGATGGAGCTCCTGAGGAAGGGCACGCATCCCGGCGCTCGCAGGCCCGGATGCTCGGGGGGAGTAAATGTCTCGCCCGACCGACGTTCCGTTCCACCCAAGCCCCGATTGCAACCGCGGCGATATCGCGCAGGCCCCGGGGTGGGTCCGATCCTGGCGTCAGGCCCGCCGCGGCCAGGGTTCCGCCCGCTGCCGCTGGGTCCAGCGCCGCCACGGCCGGCTCATCAGCACGAAGGCCAGCACCACGCCGGCGGCGTACCAGGCGTGCATGCTCTCGTAGCCGCCCTCCGGCGTCCAGGCGAAGCCGCCCAGGAACACGTAGGAGACGGCCGCCGCCAGGGTGCGGAAGGCGAGCAGCCACGGGTGCTGCAGGAGCGGGTCGTCGTTGAGCACCGCGATTCCGAGCCCGGTCAGGGCGAAGAGGAGGCCACCAAGTGGCAGGCCGAGGAACAGCGAGAGCACGGCGCGCAGGAAGAGCCCCGGCCAGTCACGGCGGGTGCGGGCGGGCGCTGGGGTGTCGGTCACGGTCGTGTTCGGCATCGGCTTTCGGCGCTGGCGGGCCGCGCCGGCATCCGGGTGGGATCGGCGCGGCCGCGACGGGACAAGCCTCCAGCGTGTAGCCCAATCCGCGCCCGCCGCTCCAGGGTGTCGCGCGGTCAACCGGTCAGGTTCGGTGTGCCCGGCCCCGGCGCGGCTGCCAGCGCGTGTCCCGGTAGAGGTCGCCGACCCGGCAGAACAGGCCGGCCGAGGGGACCGCGAGGTCGTCGTCGAGATCGGTCAGCACGTGGCAGGTCCAGCCACCGGCCTCGCGGGCCTGCACCGTCACGTGCACGCGCTCCTGCTCCGCGACGAGGATGGCCCGGCAGGGGCCGTGCTCCCGGTAGAGCCTGACCTTGACGTCGATCCAGCGCGCACCGCCGACCGGCGTCAGGTCCCCGTCGGTGCTCGCAACCACCTCGGCGAGGAGGTGCACCGTCTCGGTGAAGCGCTTGCCTCCGATCACGTTGTCGTAATCGACCACCGCCACGTCGGGCCCCGGCTTATACGTCCCGTTCCTCTCCATCTCGGCGAGGATCACCCGAGGTCAGGGAAACTCGATGCCCGGCCGCTGGACGGCGTAGCGGCTCTCGTCGTGGGTCCGCAGGGCCGCGTGCGTGCGCGCCGCGGGAGGCCTGGCTCCGCTCCTTCGTCGACAGGCCCGGACGATCAATCGGGAGGCGGCCGCCGCCCCGCTCAGGTCTCCAGCTCGCTGTCCCAGTACAGGTAGTCGATCCAGGTGTGGTGGTACTGGCGGTGGTCGAATTCCGGCTGGCGGCGGTGCAGCTCGTGGCGGCTCGGCCGGCGCGGCTCGTTGAGTAGGGGCATCTCGGCCTCCTCGGGGGTCCGGTTGGCCTTGCGCAGGTTGCACGGGCTGCAGGCCGCGACGACGTTCTCCCAGCTCGACAGGCCGCCGCGGGAGCGCGGCACCACGTGGTCGAAGGTCAGGCCGCCCGAGGGCAGGCGCAGGCCGCAATACTGGCACGAGAACGTGTCGCGCAGGTAGATGTTGTAGCGCGTGAAGGCCGGGCTGCGCGCCATGGCGACGTAGCTCTTGAGCGCCACCACGCTCGGCACCTGCAACGAGCGGCTGGGCGAGCGCGCCTCGACGTCGTAGCTCGCCACCAGGGTGACGCGGTCGAGGAACAGGGCCGTGAACGCATCCTTCCACGACCACAGCGAGAGCGGGTTGTACGAGAGCGGCCGGTAATCCGCGTTGAGCACGAGGGTTTGAAGGTCCAGCATCATCCTGCCCTGGCGACGGGCCGACCGCAGCGAGGGGAGCCGGCATGATGCCGGTCCTCGCGGTGCTCGCCAGGAGAGGGGATGGGGACCATCGCCTATCCTCCGAGCCGGTCGGGGAGAGTGGGGGGAAGAGTGGGGGGACACGGCGTATGCCCGCGCCGGCCGCTCGGGGAGCGGACGCCGGGGGGCGCGGCCGGGATGCGATCCGGGCGCCGTCTGGGCTGCTGATGAGGGGCGATCACCGACATCCTCCCGCAGCAGAACGAAAAGGCCGAGTCCATTGGGGCTTAGTCTAATAGCAGCATGACAGGGTTGTGAAGGTTTCAGGCCGGGGCGTCTCGTCACGCCTCACACGAATCTGCCGCCCCCGGGATTCCGAGGTGGGATCCCGTCCCGGAGGCCGCAGCCGGCCGGCCCGGATTTGCGCCCCCGGATTTTCGCCCCATTGATCCGCGATGCCGCATTCCGTCTCGTTTCCCCGGTCCGGTTTCCTCGCCAGTTTCCTCGCCGGTTCCCTCGTCCGGAGGGATGACCTAGGTAGACGGCTCGAATCGACCCATCGCGAGGAAAGCCGGCCGCCGCGCCGGTCGCTTCGCCGTGACCGACGGGCCGGGCCGCCGGGAGACGAGCCCGGCCCGCGGGTGAGAAGGATTGCGCATGAGACAGCTCCGCCGATGGACGATCGCCCTGGCGGCCGCGTTGCTGAGCCCCGGGCTCGCGGCGGCGCAGGGGCAAGTGGCCCAGGGACACGCGGCGAAGCCGGAGCGGGCGGTCGTCGCGCAGGCGCCGGCCCCCGCCGGCAAGGGGGACGCGAAGGGCGACGCGAAACCCGCCGCCCAGCCCGCCGCGCCGGCGGAAGCTCCCAAGGAAGCTCCCAAGGAAGCTCCCAAGCCCCCGCCGCAGACCCCGATCTCCGAGCAGATCAAGCAGATCCGCGCCCAGCTCGACGCCGAGAAGGCCGATCTCGACCAGCGCGAGCAGGCGCTCACCCACCGCGAGCTGAACAAGGACGACCTCGCCCTCCTGCGCGAGGGCATCCCGCCGGTGGCCGACCGGCTGCGCCAGGTGGTCGACCATCTCGGACCGCGGTTGGACGCCGCGAAGGAGCGGCTGAACCAGCTCGGGCCGAAGCCCAAGGAGCCCGAGGGCGCCGACGTGGCGCAGGAGCGGGCCCAGCGCGAGGCCGGCGTCGCCGAGATCGACGACACCCTGCGGCTGGCCCGCTCGCTCCTGGTCCAGAGCGAGCAGATCACCGACCAGATCAGCAACCGGCGCCGCGCCGCCTTCACCCGCGCCCTGTTCGAGCGCACCGACGGCCTGGTGAGCCCGAACCTGTGGATGCGCGCCACCAACGACCTCAGCCGCGACCTGCGGGCGCTGAAATCCTCCCTCGACGACTCGGTCACCCAGGTCCAGCGCCGGGGCACGGCGCTCAACCTGTTCCTGCTGGCGCTCGCGATCGGCGTCTCGGTGGCGCTCTATGTCGGGCGCCGGCACATCGCCCCGCGGATCGGCCACCGCTCGTCGAAGACCGCGCAGCCGAGCCGCTACGTCCGGGTGATGGCGGCCTGGCGGGTCTTCCTCGTCGGCGCGGTGCCGGCGGTGCTCGGCAGCTTCCTCGTCGGCTACGCCCTCGACGTCACCGAGCTCCTGCCGGTGCGCCTCCTGCCGGCGGCCCACCGGATCGTCGCCTCGCTCGCCTTCGTGGCGGTGGTCGAGGCGATGGCCGACGCCCTGCTCTCGCCCGACCGGCCGGCCTGGCGCCTCGTCGCGATGACCGACGCCACCGCCGAGCGGCTGAACCGCCTCGTCATCGCCATCGCCTCGGTGATCGCGGTCGGCCGCACCATCGAGGGGCTGAACGAGGGCATCTCGCTCAGCCTGCCGGTCACCATCGTCACCAAGGGCGTCTTCGCCGCGGTGGTCGCGGTGGTGCTGGCCGAGGGCCTGCGCCGGTTCGCGGCGCGCGCCGAGACCGACGAGGCCTGCCTCGGCCCCTACATCGCGGCCGAGTCGCATACCGGCATCGGCGGTCCGCTTCGCATCCTCGGCTGGATCGTGGTGGCGGCGATCGGCGTCTCGGCGCTGGTCGGCTACATCGCCCTGTCGTCGTTCCTGATCGACCAGCTGATGTGGACCGCGATCGCCGCGGCCATCCTGTACCTGGCGATCTCGAGCGTCGACGCCGTGGTGTCCTCCGCCCTCCAGGACGATTCGCGCATCGCCACGGCGCTCCAGGCCAATACGGGCCTGCGCAAGCGCTCGCTCAACCAGATCGCGGTGCTGATCTCCGGCTTCGTCCGGGTGCTGCTGCTCACCGCCGCGGGCGTGCTGCTGCTCGCCTCCTGGGGCGTCGATTCCACCGACATCTTCGCCTGGGCGCAGGCCGCCTTCTTCGGCTTCACCGTCGGCGGGGTGACGATCTCGCTCTCGACCATCG
This is a stretch of genomic DNA from Methylobacterium sp. 17Sr1-1. It encodes these proteins:
- a CDS encoding branched-chain amino acid aminotransferase; protein product: MAEPTRTDDRFTEETWTFFEGAWHPGNVRMMGPRTHAAWLASTVFDGARAFEGVTPDLDLHLARINRSAAAFGLEPVVAEGTWAELVRDGLRRFAPDAALYIRPMYWAEGGLGGAVRFDPASTNWCLCLYEAPMPPPTGFTATVSPFRRPTPDSAPLDAKAGCLYPNSARAIAEAGSRGFGNALMRDALGNVAEFATANVLMARDGVVYTPVPNGTFLAGITRGRVIALLREAGVTVVEKTLTVDDLMGADEVFSVGNFAKVVPVTALDDRTFAPGPLFGKARELYWAFAHRG
- a CDS encoding Spy/CpxP family protein refolding chaperone; protein product: MRRLLTTGALAGILSAGMLGGALALAPDAPKPMQAAPVQVAHAGDPQGRHRLSAEDMQAFTDARVAALHAGLKLTPDQEKLWPPVEDAMRNLAKVRRDQREARRGRDRDPVAEAAPDAIRARADALAARSDALRKLADASQPLYATLDQAQKQRAAMLTRPMGPRHHPGMHRHRRDD
- a CDS encoding DUF4142 domain-containing protein; amino-acid sequence: MHRRLALTAIASAMAIPSFATMALAQLQGGPTAAATGNSGARMGEAEARAIADTLAAGSASLAASRVALTKASDDDVKQFARFEVAEQETIADVLKAMRDPTQTASGQVKPPAEPDVTGQLDPKGKAMLDKLEQAKSGKAFDSEYIRGQIEGHQALLKIQEAYLGSGKDREMLGVAKLARGQIREHLALLADIEKDLKD
- a CDS encoding DUF4142 domain-containing protein, giving the protein MHRRDVLVSMLSATAALAVTRTAVAQPTPAGAMPTPVYLAMATKGGLFLENTARDAFAKTGNPRVKRFARAEVTEQVNLANKIDGVTGGNVAMPGGGRPGPGGLVGGLVAAPLAVAGGVAGAAVGTVGGVLGVPGGEGAPGGMTSDEQKAQIQAQLSGLQGGPQYDAAFVNASLQGHREAQMIHGSYAQSGEDPALRRIAAGALPLIRLHISQLSQMQRMMGGGAEG
- a CDS encoding HNH endonuclease, yielding MLDLQTLVLNADYRPLSYNPLSLWSWKDAFTALFLDRVTLVASYDVEARSPSRSLQVPSVVALKSYVAMARSPAFTRYNIYLRDTFSCQYCGLRLPSGGLTFDHVVPRSRGGLSSWENVVAACSPCNLRKANRTPEEAEMPLLNEPRRPSRHELHRRQPEFDHRQYHHTWIDYLYWDSELET
- a CDS encoding DUF3772 domain-containing protein, which encodes MRQLRRWTIALAAALLSPGLAAAQGQVAQGHAAKPERAVVAQAPAPAGKGDAKGDAKPAAQPAAPAEAPKEAPKEAPKPPPQTPISEQIKQIRAQLDAEKADLDQREQALTHRELNKDDLALLREGIPPVADRLRQVVDHLGPRLDAAKERLNQLGPKPKEPEGADVAQERAQREAGVAEIDDTLRLARSLLVQSEQITDQISNRRRAAFTRALFERTDGLVSPNLWMRATNDLSRDLRALKSSLDDSVTQVQRRGTALNLFLLALAIGVSVALYVGRRHIAPRIGHRSSKTAQPSRYVRVMAAWRVFLVGAVPAVLGSFLVGYALDVTELLPVRLLPAAHRIVASLAFVAVVEAMADALLSPDRPAWRLVAMTDATAERLNRLVIAIASVIAVGRTIEGLNEGISLSLPVTIVTKGVFAAVVAVVLAEGLRRFAARAETDEACLGPYIAAESHTGIGGPLRILGWIVVAAIGVSALVGYIALSSFLIDQLMWTAIAAAILYLAISSVDAVVSSALQDDSRIATALQANTGLRKRSLNQIAVLISGFVRVLLLTAAGVLLLASWGVDSTDIFAWAQAAFFGFTVGGVTISLSTIAIAIGLFTLGLVITKAVQRWLENTYLPATDLDPGLRNSISTVSGYVGFLLTIALAFSYLGLSLEKLTIVAGALSVGIGFGLQSIVNNFVSGLLLLWERPIRVGDLVVIGDNEGYVRRISVRSTEIQTFDRSAVIVPNSNLISGVVKNRVRGDRTGRVTITVSVLRNQDPVHAAELIAGCAKAHPEVLKEPPPRVVFRKIGDPFLEFELIAMITDVGSQAKVQSDLNFAVFKTLSDEGLIPNLGPGASIVTVQGLDAMQDAMGQIARMASPAALRPEARNEARPEPEAERRRTPETVP